A window of the Helianthus annuus cultivar XRQ/B chromosome 4, HanXRQr2.0-SUNRISE, whole genome shotgun sequence genome harbors these coding sequences:
- the LOC110938188 gene encoding glutamate receptor 3.4 has translation MELDWPKMRKSVFLLLFGIWVMFAVAVADEGITGNSSSLSTRPKVVNIGALLTVNSVIGRSVKPAILAAVDDVNADTSILGDTHLNLILHDTNCSGFIGTMGALELMEKDVVAAIGPQSSTIAHVISHVVNELHVPLLSFGATDPTLAALQYPYFLRTTQNDYYQMAAIANVIEYFEWKEVIAIFVDDDYGRNGVSSLGDSLAQKRAKIAYKAALTPGSSVDDITEVITAVNLMESRVYVVHVNPDTGLEIFAVAKKLGMMTSGYVWITTEWLPAVLDSSAPPYSTVAAPLQGVLSLRQHTPDSDLKKSFTTKWKNIKSKETSSFNSYALYAYDSVWLLARALDTFFKSGEGITFSADPNLQNTSGSELRLSALKTFNEGPRLLETILSTNFTGVTGEFRFDQDKNLVHPAYDVLNIVGTGFRTIGYWSNRSGLSINPPEKLYAKPLNSSANAKRLYGVIWPGETNVKPRGWVFPNNGKPLRIAVPYRHSYKEVVTKDVRSPQGVRGYSIDVFEAAVNLLPYPVPRKYILYGDGVRNPSYSNLVAAVADNAYDAAVGDITIITNRTRIVDFTQPYMESGLVIVVPVKKSKTSPWAFLKPFTIEMWLVTGGFFLLVGFVVWILEHRLNHEFRGPPSQQVITIFWFSFSTMFFSHRENTVSTLGRFVLLLWLFVVLIINSSYTASLTSILTVQQLTSRIEGIDGMISSNEPIGIQDGSFAHNYLVQELNIAESRIRPLKDRTDYINALRLGPNRGGVAAIVDELPYVEIFMSSTKCEFRIVGQEFTKSGWGFAFQRDSPLALDLSTAILQLSENAELQRIHDKWLTTSSCSTQAEIEVNSLSLSSFWGLFLICGIACCISLSIYVCRVVCQYRRFNPALEQSHDIPELEPDSARRSSRRTLRSTSFKDLIEFYDKKEAEIKEMLRRHKRQVNGHNEHNGSPD, from the exons atggaacTTGATTGGCCTAAGATgagaaaaagtgtgtttttattGCTTTTTGGCATATGGGTTATGTTTGCAGTGGCAGTTGCAGATGAGGGTATAACTGGAAATTCATCATCTTTATCAACAAGGCCTAAAGTTGTGAATATTGGAGCTTTGTTGACAGTTAATTCAGTTATTGGGAGGTCTGTAAAGCCTGCAATTTTAGCTGCTGTTGATGATGTGAATGCTGATACATCTATTCTTGGTGACACCCATTTGAATCTCATTTTACATGATACAAATTGTAGTGGATTTATTGGCACCATGGGAG CTTTGGAGCTAATGGAGAAAGATGTGGTGGCTGCAATCGGGCCACAATCGTCTACAATCGCACACGTCATCTCACACGTCGTCAACGAGCTTCACGTACCTCTACTGTCGTTCGGTGCAACCGACCCGACACTGGCAGCTCTCCAGTATCCTTATTTCCTCCGAACCACACAAAATGATTACTACCAAATGGCAGCCATTGCTAACGTCATCGAGTACTTCGAATGGAAGGAAGTTATCGCGATTTTCGTAGACGATGATTACGGTCGAAACGGGGTTTCGTCGTTAGGCGATTCGTTAGCTCAAAAACGAGCTAAGATCGCCTATAAAGCCGCGCTTACACCCGGTTCGTCAGTGGACGACATAACCGAGGTGATAACCGCGGTCAACTTGATGGAGTCTCGGGTTTATGTTGTTCATGTGAATCCCGACACGGGTCTTGAGATTTTCGCGGTTGCGAAAAAGCTCGGGATGATGACGAGTGGGTATGTATGGATCACTACGGAGTGGCTTCCGGCGGTGCTGGATTCGTCAGCACCGCCATATTCCACCGTCGCAGCTCCTTTACAGGGTGTGTTGTCACTTCGACAACACACCCCGGACTCTGATTTAAAAAAATCATTCACCACGAAATGGAAGAACATTAAGTCGAAGGAGACATCGAGTTTTAACTCATATGCTCTTTACGCTTACGATTCCGTTTGGTTACTCGCGCGTGCTCTCGACACATTTTTCAAATCCGGCGAAGGTATCACGTTTTCCGCCGACCCGAATCTTCAAAACACAAGCGGGTCCGAGCTGCGGTTATCCGCACTTAAGACATTCAACGAGGGTCCTAGGTTACTCGAAACGATTCTATCAACTAACTTCACCGGTGTAACAGGCGAATTTCGGTTCGACCAAGACAAGAACCTCGTTCATCCGGCTTACGATGTTCTTAACATCGTTGGTACCGGATTTCGAACAATCGGATACTGGTCGAACCGTTCCGGTTTATCCATAAACCCTCCCGAAAAACTGTACGCGAAACCTTTAAACAGTTCGGCGAATGCTAAACGTCTATACGGTGTAATATGGCCCGGTGAAACGAACGTGAAGCCGCGTGGATGGGTGTTTCCGAACAATGGGAAGCCATTACGGATTGCAGTACCGTATAGGCATAGTTACAAAGAGGTTGTTACGAAAGATGTTCGATCTCCACAAGGTGTACGAGGGTATAGCATCGATGTTTTTGAAGCGGCTGTGAATTTACTACCTTACCCCGTGCCTCGGAAATACATTTTATACGGAGACGGTGTTCGAAACCCGAGCTACAGCAATCTTGTGGCTGCTGTCGCTGATAAT GCATATGATGCAGCAGTTGGAGAtattacaattattacaaaccgaACAAGAATAGTTGACTTTACGCAGCCTTACATGGAATCGGGCCTTGTGATAGTTGTTCCTGTAAAGAAGTCGAAAACCAGCCCGTGGGCTTTTCTCAAACCGTTCACCATTGAAATGTGGCTCGTCACCGGTGGCTTCTTTCTTCTTGTTGGATTTGTTGTTTGGATTCTTGAGCATCGTTTGAACCACGAGTTCCGTGGACCCCCGAGTCAACAAGTCATCACAATTTTCTGGTTTAGTTTCTCCACCATGTTCTTTTCGCATA GGGAGAACACGGTTAGCACTTTGGGAAGATTTGTTCTACTCTTGTGGTTATTTGTGGTGTTGATCATCAACTCAAGCTACACCGCAAGTTTGACTTCGATCCTCACCGTCCAACAGTTAACGTCCCGAATCGAGGGGATAGATGGGATGATTTCAAGTAACGAGCCTATAGGAATTCAAGACGGGTCTTTTGCGCATAATTATCTGGTCCAAGAACTTAATATTGCAGAATCTAGAATTAGACCGTTGAAAGATAGAACAGATTACATAAACGCCCTTCGTCTTGGCCCAAACCGTGGAGGTGTAGCTGCCATTGTTGATGAGCTTCCTTATGTTGAGATTTTTATGAGTTCTACCAAGTGTGAGTTCAGGATCGTCGGTCAGGAGTTCACGAAAAGCGGCTGGGGATTC GCATTCCAAAGGGATTCTCCGCTAGCACTCGATTTATCGACCGCGATCCTACAACTTTCGGAAAACGCAGAACTACAACGAATTCATGACAAGTGGTTAACCACAAGTTCTTGTTCAACTCAAGCCGAAATAGAGGTTAATAGTCTTTCTTTAAGCAGCTTTTGGGGCTTGTTCCTCATATGTGGGATCGCGTGTTGCATTTCGCTCAGCATCTATGTTTGTCGAGTGGTGTGTCAGTACCGTCGGTTTAACCCCGCGTTAGAACAGTCACACGACATTCCCGAGCTCGAACCCGATTCAGCAAGACGGAGTTCGCGAAGAACGTTAAGGTCCACTAGTTTTAAAGATCTCATTGAATTTTATGATAAAAAAGAAGCCGAAATTAAGGAAATGTTGAGGCGACATAAGCGACAAGTTAACGGGCATAACGAGCATAATGGTTCGCCTGACTGA
- the LOC118491246 gene encoding uncharacterized protein LOC118491246 isoform X1: MLAVELSPANNHRHSASPQASLFCTSALAVGEILEKSSLEDSVSCVSKDQIPKIDKSGRFCNPRAARELALNPSREKEKERGVMGGGGVMTVVKGCGGERGLWLSRWR, encoded by the exons ATGCTTGCGGTGGAACTTTCTCCCGCCAACAACCACCGTCATTCTGCGTCACCTCAAGCGTCACTCTTCTGCACATCGGCGCTTGCTGTTGGTGAAATACTGGAGAAATCTAGCTTAGAGGACTCGGTTTCGTGTGTTTCTAAAGACCAGATTCCCAAAATTGATAAGAGTGGGAGGTTTTGTAACCCTAGAGCCGCCAGAGAGCTTGCACT AAACCCAtctagagagaaagagaaagagagaggagTGATGGGAGGTGGCGGTGTGATGACGGTGGTGAAAGGTTGTGGTGGTGAAAGGGGGTTGTGGCTGTCGCGGTGGCGGTGA
- the LOC118491246 gene encoding uncharacterized protein LOC118491246 isoform X2 codes for MLAVELSPANNHRHSASPQASLFCTSALAVGEILEKSSLEDSVSCVSKDQIPKIDKSGRFCNPRAARELALCSELIYIQVQEAMMS; via the exons ATGCTTGCGGTGGAACTTTCTCCCGCCAACAACCACCGTCATTCTGCGTCACCTCAAGCGTCACTCTTCTGCACATCGGCGCTTGCTGTTGGTGAAATACTGGAGAAATCTAGCTTAGAGGACTCGGTTTCGTGTGTTTCTAAAGACCAGATTCCCAAAATTGATAAGAGTGGGAGGTTTTGTAACCCTAGAGCCGCCAGAGAGCTTGCACT GTGTTCGGAGCTGATATACATCCAGGTGCAAGAGGCTATGATGAGTTAA